One part of the Rhodothermales bacterium genome encodes these proteins:
- a CDS encoding glycosyl hydrolase encodes MNHTRREFIARAGQAGALVALTPTLPRHLLAAPEARPFGALAAADARLDGLRWRLLGPFRGGRVDAVSGVIGRPNEFYFGAVNGGVWKSIDAGRVWEPIFDDQPVASIGAIAVSESDPDVVYVGTGESTLRDSAGFGNGVYKSTDAGKTWTHLGLAGTQHIGKIAIDPRNPDIVFVAAIGSLYAANEERGVFRSTDGGRSWQKVLYKNADVGAVEVVIDPSDSEVVYAGLWNTRRPPWFVYAPTNGPGGGLYKSTDGGSTWKPMTNGLPASDIGRTGIAVAPSEPSRLYAVVDCLLPDPGADASSGGGRRQAPKQGGVYRSDDAGASWRRLSNDPALWGRGWYFEKIAVDPQDADIVYVPNVAFNRTLDGGKTWDVIRGSPGGDDYHQIWISPADPNTIVIASDQGCVITHNARDADPMAITYTSWLNQPTAQLYHIAIDYRFPYWVTGAQQDSGAVAVRSRGKFAEISMRDWEPVGAGGESGYTCGDPLHPGIIFGGTGERWDIAQNRQIPDTTTPTSADAPARTDWTQPLVRSEADQRAMYYASQFLFKSTDGAKSWTQISPDLTRENPGIPSNLDEAARNNVGNDRRGVIYTIAPSPIHTKTLWIGTDDGYIQLTRDDGGSWQNVTPAALTAWSRVTMMEASHFDVDTAYASVDRHQLQDFDPYIYRTRDQGKTWQQITTGLPAGAYVHVVKEDPVRRGLLFAGTERGVFVSFDDGDRWQPLQLNLPASSMRDFQIYGNDLIVGSFGRGIWVMDDISPLRQLSDAILASEAHLFKPADAINYDQGGDNATPLPKDEPQAQNPGNDDPWTGSRGPAFIYYYLREDATGPVNLEVLDASGEVVATFGEPADRPAGRQPSGLPRTSPQWRVPAEPFGTRAGLHRVVWSPVIPGRRGGDGEAGTEARLLTGAFTARLRVGGTTYEQPFTVKPDPRELSGY; translated from the coding sequence GTGAACCATACGCGTCGCGAATTCATCGCGCGCGCCGGACAGGCCGGCGCGCTGGTTGCCCTGACCCCCACGCTCCCCCGTCACCTGCTCGCCGCTCCCGAAGCGCGCCCATTCGGGGCGCTGGCGGCGGCAGACGCCCGGCTCGACGGCCTGCGCTGGCGCCTGCTCGGTCCCTTCCGCGGCGGCCGTGTCGATGCGGTGAGCGGCGTCATCGGCCGGCCGAACGAGTTCTACTTCGGCGCGGTAAACGGCGGCGTCTGGAAGTCCATCGACGCGGGACGCGTGTGGGAGCCCATCTTCGACGACCAGCCGGTCGCCTCGATCGGGGCCATCGCGGTGTCCGAATCCGACCCCGACGTCGTCTATGTCGGCACGGGCGAATCGACCCTGCGCGACTCCGCCGGCTTCGGCAACGGCGTCTACAAATCGACGGATGCGGGCAAGACGTGGACGCACCTCGGCCTGGCCGGCACCCAGCATATCGGCAAGATCGCGATCGATCCCCGCAATCCGGACATCGTGTTCGTCGCCGCCATCGGCTCGCTTTATGCGGCGAACGAGGAACGCGGCGTGTTCAGGAGCACCGACGGCGGCCGTTCGTGGCAGAAGGTGCTGTACAAAAATGCGGATGTCGGCGCGGTGGAGGTCGTGATCGACCCGAGCGATTCGGAGGTCGTCTACGCCGGCCTGTGGAATACCCGGCGTCCGCCCTGGTTCGTGTATGCCCCCACGAACGGCCCGGGCGGCGGCCTGTACAAGTCGACCGACGGCGGTTCGACGTGGAAGCCGATGACCAACGGCCTTCCCGCCTCCGACATCGGCCGCACCGGCATCGCCGTGGCGCCCTCCGAGCCGTCGCGCCTCTACGCCGTGGTTGATTGCCTGCTGCCCGATCCGGGCGCTGACGCCTCCTCGGGCGGCGGCCGGCGGCAGGCGCCCAAGCAGGGCGGCGTCTACCGCTCCGACGACGCAGGGGCCTCGTGGCGCCGGCTCTCCAACGACCCGGCGCTCTGGGGGCGCGGGTGGTATTTCGAGAAGATCGCGGTCGACCCGCAGGACGCGGACATCGTCTACGTCCCGAACGTGGCGTTCAACCGCACCCTCGACGGCGGCAAGACCTGGGATGTGATTCGCGGTTCGCCGGGCGGCGACGACTACCACCAGATCTGGATCTCGCCGGCGGACCCCAACACCATCGTCATCGCCAGCGACCAGGGCTGCGTCATCACGCACAACGCCAGGGACGCCGACCCAATGGCCATCACCTACACGTCGTGGCTCAACCAGCCCACGGCCCAGCTCTACCACATCGCCATCGACTACCGCTTCCCGTACTGGGTGACGGGCGCGCAGCAGGACAGCGGCGCGGTGGCGGTGCGGTCCCGCGGGAAATTCGCCGAGATCTCAATGCGGGACTGGGAGCCCGTCGGCGCCGGCGGGGAAAGCGGCTACACCTGCGGCGACCCGCTGCACCCGGGCATCATCTTCGGCGGCACCGGCGAGCGCTGGGACATCGCCCAGAACCGGCAGATACCGGACACCACGACGCCGACGAGCGCCGACGCGCCGGCGCGCACCGACTGGACCCAGCCGCTGGTGCGGTCCGAGGCCGATCAGCGGGCGATGTACTACGCCAGCCAGTTCCTCTTCAAAAGCACGGACGGCGCCAAAAGCTGGACGCAGATCAGCCCCGATCTGACGCGGGAGAACCCCGGCATTCCATCGAACCTCGACGAGGCGGCCCGCAACAATGTCGGCAACGACCGGCGCGGCGTTATCTACACCATCGCGCCCTCCCCCATCCACACGAAGACCCTGTGGATCGGCACCGACGACGGCTACATCCAGCTCACGCGCGACGACGGCGGAAGCTGGCAGAACGTGACGCCGGCCGCCCTCACGGCGTGGAGCCGCGTCACCATGATGGAAGCCTCGCACTTCGACGTGGACACCGCCTACGCGAGCGTGGACCGTCACCAGTTGCAGGACTTCGACCCGTACATCTACCGAACGCGCGACCAGGGCAAGACGTGGCAGCAGATCACGACGGGGCTGCCAGCGGGGGCCTATGTGCATGTGGTGAAGGAAGACCCCGTGCGGCGCGGGCTCCTGTTCGCCGGCACCGAACGCGGCGTATTCGTCTCGTTCGACGACGGCGACCGGTGGCAGCCGCTCCAGCTCAACCTGCCGGCCTCGTCGATGCGCGACTTCCAGATCTACGGCAACGATCTCATCGTCGGCAGTTTCGGCCGCGGCATCTGGGTCATGGACGACATCAGCCCGCTGCGCCAGCTGAGCGACGCGATCCTCGCGAGCGAGGCGCACCTCTTCAAGCCGGCGGATGCGATCAACTACGACCAGGGCGGGGACAACGCGACGCCCCTCCCCAAGGATGAGCCGCAGGCCCAAAACCCCGGAAACGACGACCCGTGGACGGGCAGCCGGGGGCCGGCGTTTATCTACTATTACCTCAGGGAGGATGCGACCGGACCGGTGAACCTCGAGGTGCTCGATGCGAGCGGCGAAGTCGTCGCGACGTTCGGCGAGCCGGCCGATCGGCCGGCGGGCCGGCAGCCTTCCGGTCTGCCTCGCACGTCGCCGCAGTGGCGCGTGCCGGCGGAGCCGTTCGGCACGCGCGCCGGCCTGCATCGCGTCGTGTGGAGCCCCGTCATCCCCGGCCGGCGCGGCGGCGACGGTGAGGCCGGCACCGAGGCGCGCCTCCTCACGGGCGCCTTTACGGCGCGCCTTCGCGTCGGCGGCACGACCTACGAACAGCCGTTCACGGTGAAGCCGGATCCCCGGGAGCTATCGGGCTATTGA
- a CDS encoding M23 family metallopeptidase, protein MMMLTPGSQTVRGFYHLVCAAGLGLVLASGCANERVVRGVQNLHQTPYDAYVDALRTAHLDGTALGRTWIDAGSEAVSAPLAIESPYQEVGFLDPREVTARAYQIHLYQGQRLDVQIALQASDSAIVFVDLFEVPEDSSAGLRHVAIADSTNRLIVEAREDLSYVLRLQPELLRGGRYTVDITVDASLGFPVAGRGRSAVQSLFGADRDGGRRSHEGVDIFAPRGTPVVAISPGYVARIDETTIGGKVIWVRDAMRNQAYYYAHLDRQLVEPNTRVEAGDTLGTVGNTGNAISTPSHLHFGIYTTRRAVDPLPYINPMQNAPLTLAADTSRLGEWARVTASLAFLRAAPQPRADKRYELPRNTALRLLAGSGDWYRVALPDGEEGFILAHQIETASEPIRSLEIAEGLPIRRAATSTSYPIDSVRVASQLPVFGEFGGYLGVTAPSGRTGWIEFTE, encoded by the coding sequence ATGATGATGCTGACACCTGGATCGCAGACCGTTCGAGGCTTCTATCACCTGGTATGCGCCGCCGGACTGGGGCTCGTGCTGGCCTCCGGATGCGCCAACGAACGCGTGGTTCGTGGCGTACAGAACCTCCATCAAACCCCGTACGACGCCTACGTCGATGCGCTCCGCACGGCGCATCTCGACGGCACCGCCCTCGGGCGCACGTGGATCGACGCCGGCTCCGAAGCCGTTTCCGCCCCGCTTGCCATCGAATCGCCGTACCAGGAAGTAGGCTTTCTCGACCCCCGCGAAGTCACCGCCCGCGCCTACCAGATCCACCTGTACCAGGGCCAGCGCCTCGACGTACAGATCGCCCTGCAGGCCAGCGACTCCGCCATCGTATTCGTCGATCTGTTCGAAGTGCCGGAAGATTCTTCCGCCGGCCTGCGGCACGTCGCCATCGCCGACAGCACCAACCGGCTGATCGTCGAGGCCCGGGAAGATCTGTCCTACGTCCTCCGCCTGCAGCCCGAGCTGCTTCGGGGCGGGCGATACACGGTGGATATCACCGTCGACGCCTCGCTCGGTTTTCCGGTTGCCGGCCGAGGCCGGTCGGCCGTGCAGAGCCTGTTCGGCGCCGACCGCGACGGGGGCCGGCGTTCGCATGAGGGGGTGGATATCTTCGCCCCGCGCGGCACCCCGGTGGTCGCGATCTCTCCGGGCTATGTGGCGCGGATCGACGAGACGACCATCGGAGGGAAGGTCATCTGGGTGCGGGATGCGATGCGCAACCAGGCCTATTATTATGCCCACCTGGACCGGCAGCTAGTCGAGCCCAACACGCGGGTCGAAGCCGGCGATACGCTCGGAACGGTCGGCAACACGGGCAATGCGATCAGCACGCCGTCGCATCTGCATTTCGGCATCTACACCACCCGCCGCGCGGTCGACCCCCTGCCGTATATCAACCCGATGCAGAACGCTCCCCTGACGCTCGCGGCGGACACGTCGCGCCTGGGTGAGTGGGCGCGCGTCACGGCGAGCCTCGCGTTCCTCCGCGCCGCGCCCCAGCCACGCGCCGACAAGCGCTACGAGCTGCCGCGCAACACGGCGCTGCGCCTCCTGGCCGGCAGCGGCGACTGGTACCGCGTGGCGCTGCCCGACGGCGAAGAAGGCTTCATCCTCGCCCACCAGATCGAAACGGCCAGCGAACCAATCCGCAGCCTCGAGATCGCCGAGGGCCTCCCCATCCGGCGCGCGGCGACTTCCACCTCGTATCCCATCGACAGCGTGCGCGTCGCCAGTCAGCTCCCGGTCTTCGGGGAGTTCGGCGGCTACCTCGGCGTGACCGCGCCGAGCGGGCGCACAGGATGGATCGAATTCACCGAGTAG
- a CDS encoding pitrilysin family protein: MRFSLAAGALFVSVALSACSPSDEAPAPSTYQVPVSYHKLDNGLRVVLSQDKTAPTVVVAVYYNIGFRNEPRDRTGFAHLFEHMMFQGSENLGKMEFVSLVQNNGGVLNGSTRFDFTNYFQIVPAHKLETILWAEADRMKGLAVTQENLVNQQDVVKNEVRVNVINQPYGGFPWLDMPQYANENWHNAHNFYSEMGDLEAATLEDVQAFFHTFYAPNNAALVIVGDFEEAHAMELVRTYFADIEPSDLPAMPDLTEPRQTAEKRASKTDKLAQRPALAFAYHMPERNTPEYYAMGLIDQILLQGNDSRIRQELVKNRGLTGSVDGGINLIGNMFNYNGPMLWVGSLFHDSNVPGDSIIAALDAVIADLTAKEVDQETLDRAVVKMRSNLYDAAGDFFGFGRADLLASFALFDDDPSRINDLEAEFRKVTPELLLKTAREYLSPTNRTVLSVEPAFESPQKPTG, from the coding sequence ATGCGTTTCTCTCTCGCTGCGGGCGCGCTCTTCGTGAGCGTCGCCCTTTCGGCCTGTTCCCCCTCCGACGAGGCGCCGGCGCCATCGACCTACCAGGTGCCGGTCAGTTACCATAAGCTCGACAACGGGCTCCGCGTCGTGCTCTCCCAGGATAAGACGGCGCCGACCGTAGTCGTGGCCGTCTACTACAACATCGGCTTCCGCAACGAGCCGCGCGACCGCACCGGCTTCGCCCATCTCTTCGAACACATGATGTTCCAGGGCTCGGAAAACCTGGGCAAGATGGAGTTCGTGTCCCTCGTGCAGAACAACGGCGGCGTGCTCAACGGATCGACGCGGTTCGACTTCACGAATTACTTCCAGATCGTGCCGGCGCACAAGCTGGAGACCATCCTCTGGGCCGAGGCGGACCGCATGAAGGGCCTCGCCGTCACCCAGGAGAACCTCGTCAACCAGCAGGACGTGGTGAAGAACGAGGTCCGCGTCAATGTGATCAACCAGCCCTACGGCGGTTTCCCGTGGCTGGACATGCCGCAGTACGCCAACGAAAACTGGCACAACGCCCACAACTTCTACAGCGAGATGGGCGACCTCGAGGCCGCGACGCTGGAAGACGTGCAGGCGTTTTTCCACACCTTCTACGCCCCCAACAACGCGGCCCTCGTGATCGTGGGCGACTTCGAGGAGGCGCACGCGATGGAGCTGGTCCGCACCTACTTCGCCGACATCGAGCCCTCCGACCTGCCGGCCATGCCGGACCTCACCGAGCCCCGGCAGACCGCGGAGAAGCGGGCCAGCAAAACCGACAAGCTGGCCCAGCGGCCGGCGCTGGCCTTCGCCTACCACATGCCCGAGCGCAACACGCCTGAATATTACGCCATGGGCCTGATCGACCAGATCCTGCTCCAGGGCAACGACAGCCGGATCCGCCAGGAACTCGTCAAGAACCGGGGCCTGACGGGCAGCGTCGACGGCGGCATCAACCTGATCGGCAACATGTTCAACTACAACGGGCCGATGCTCTGGGTGGGCTCGCTCTTCCACGACTCGAACGTACCGGGCGACTCGATCATCGCCGCACTCGACGCGGTGATCGCGGACCTTACGGCGAAGGAAGTGGACCAGGAAACCCTGGACCGCGCCGTCGTCAAGATGCGCTCGAACCTCTACGACGCCGCCGGCGACTTCTTCGGCTTCGGCCGGGCCGACCTGCTGGCCTCGTTCGCGTTGTTCGACGACGACCCGTCGCGCATCAACGACCTCGAGGCGGAGTTCCGGAAGGTTACCCCCGAACTCCTGCTCAAAACGGCGCGCGAATACCTGAGTCCGACGAACCGCACGGTCCTCTCCGTCGAGCCGGCGTTCGAATCGCCCCAGAAACCTACGGGCTGA
- a CDS encoding pitrilysin family protein: MLRLSTLGLLALGLVATPALAQKQTPPPGDPPRDFVLPAKSELTLSNGLVVTLIPYGTLPKATVQLIIDAGNADEGANEIWLADLLGDLMEEGTNSRSAEDIAAEAARMGGEINIGVGLDQTSIAGDVLSEFAPDILALIADIAQNPSLPGSEIDRLKRDRVRELSIQKTQPQAIALAEFRKVMYGEHPYGRIFPTEAMVEGYTIEQVRAFYNTHFNASRARLYIAGVFDEQAVRSAVEAAFGKWKGGMESSRELPTPRSQREVYIVDIPGAAQSNVYIGLPTIDPSNPDYIPLLVTNSLLGGSFGSRITRNIREEKGYTYSPFSSVSVRYRDGYWVQTAAVTTDVTGPAIKEIFYEINRLQQEPPSAEELDGIKNYMAGTFVLQNSSRQGIIGQINFLNLHGLPDTYLSTFVERIHAVTPDDVQRITQTYLRDEDMLIVISGDRKAIQSQVAGFGPIASD; encoded by the coding sequence ATGCTCCGCCTTTCCACGCTCGGGCTCCTGGCCCTCGGCCTCGTCGCCACGCCCGCACTCGCCCAGAAGCAGACTCCGCCTCCGGGCGACCCGCCGCGCGACTTCGTCCTACCGGCGAAATCCGAACTCACCCTGAGCAACGGCCTCGTCGTGACGCTCATCCCCTACGGCACGCTGCCCAAAGCCACCGTGCAGCTGATCATCGACGCCGGCAACGCCGATGAGGGCGCAAACGAGATCTGGCTGGCCGATCTCCTCGGCGATCTGATGGAAGAAGGCACGAACAGCCGCTCCGCCGAAGACATCGCCGCGGAAGCCGCGCGGATGGGCGGCGAGATCAACATTGGCGTCGGGCTGGACCAGACGTCGATCGCGGGCGACGTGCTGAGCGAGTTCGCGCCGGACATCCTTGCGCTCATCGCCGACATCGCACAGAACCCGAGCCTGCCGGGCAGCGAGATCGATCGCCTCAAACGCGATCGCGTGCGCGAACTCAGCATCCAGAAAACCCAGCCGCAGGCGATCGCCCTGGCCGAGTTTCGCAAGGTGATGTACGGCGAACATCCCTATGGCCGCATCTTCCCGACGGAAGCGATGGTCGAGGGCTACACCATCGAGCAAGTCCGCGCCTTCTACAACACCCATTTCAACGCCTCGCGCGCGCGGCTCTATATCGCCGGCGTGTTCGACGAGCAGGCGGTCCGCTCGGCGGTCGAAGCCGCGTTCGGCAAGTGGAAGGGCGGCATGGAGTCCTCGCGTGAGCTGCCGACGCCGAGGTCGCAGCGCGAGGTCTACATCGTCGACATCCCTGGCGCCGCCCAATCGAATGTCTACATCGGCCTGCCCACCATCGACCCGTCGAATCCGGATTATATCCCGCTGCTGGTCACCAATTCGCTGCTGGGCGGCTCCTTCGGCTCGCGCATCACGCGCAACATCCGTGAGGAAAAGGGCTACACGTACTCCCCGTTCAGCTCGGTATCCGTCCGCTACCGCGATGGCTACTGGGTGCAGACGGCGGCGGTCACGACCGATGTGACGGGGCCGGCGATCAAGGAGATTTTTTACGAGATCAACCGCCTCCAGCAAGAGCCGCCGAGCGCCGAGGAGCTGGATGGCATCAAGAACTACATGGCCGGCACGTTCGTCCTGCAGAACTCATCGCGGCAGGGCATCATCGGCCAGATCAACTTCCTGAACCTCCACGGCCTGCCGGACACCTACCTGTCCACCTTCGTCGAGCGCATCCACGCCGTCACCCCGGACGACGTGCAACGCATCACGCAGACCTACCTGCGGGACGAGGACATGCTCATCGTCATCTCGGGCGATCGCAAGGCCATCCAGAGCCAGGTCGCCGGCTTCGGCCCCATCGCGAGCGACTGA
- the hisI gene encoding phosphoribosyl-AMP cyclohydrolase: MRADALLEQVKFNADGLVIAVAQDHATGEVLMLAYMNEATLRQTIETGVMTYWSRSRQKVWVKGESSGNTQIVRQASIDCDGDALLFKVEQQGAAACHTGRVSCFYRSLEGDDLVVTSEPQFDPNAVYGKGV, from the coding sequence ATGCGCGCCGATGCTCTCCTCGAACAGGTCAAATTTAATGCCGACGGACTCGTGATCGCAGTGGCGCAGGATCATGCCACGGGAGAGGTCCTCATGCTGGCCTACATGAACGAGGCGACACTCCGCCAGACGATCGAAACGGGCGTGATGACGTACTGGAGCCGGTCGCGCCAGAAGGTGTGGGTGAAAGGCGAAAGCAGCGGCAACACCCAGATCGTGCGCCAGGCGTCGATCGATTGCGACGGCGACGCGCTCCTCTTCAAGGTCGAACAGCAGGGCGCGGCGGCCTGTCATACGGGGCGCGTCTCCTGCTTCTACCGCAGCCTGGAAGGTGACGATCTCGTCGTAACCAGCGAACCCCAGTTCGACCCGAATGCCGTCTATGGAAAGGGGGTTTAA
- a CDS encoding cell wall hydrolase has translation MESFSHGWKIRRLAGLALIVAMGFVGQAAAGASPAGDGEAVLEALRKLPPLAMDEVMWLARCILSESDRADEQELVAWVVRNRVETRYRGDSYREVVLEPLQFSAFNTPSPRRTYLLGLNQHSKVDSWLGALQVAMKVYDAPDLNRPLSRETRHFYSPVSMKGGKTPPWAVNATPLDLADRSIDPKRFLFFEQIDESQDPFLASQAPTERIRSFQEETRQTLQAARPRTSTRSTRLQPSGRVLRPARPSVGGTRKVGWK, from the coding sequence ATGGAATCATTTTCTCACGGCTGGAAAATTCGCCGGCTCGCCGGCCTCGCGCTGATCGTGGCGATGGGGTTCGTCGGCCAGGCCGCCGCCGGGGCGTCGCCCGCCGGCGACGGCGAGGCGGTGCTGGAGGCGCTCCGCAAGTTACCGCCCCTGGCGATGGACGAGGTGATGTGGCTGGCCCGCTGCATCCTGTCGGAATCGGATCGCGCGGACGAGCAGGAGCTGGTCGCGTGGGTGGTCCGCAACCGCGTGGAAACGCGCTATCGGGGCGATTCGTACCGCGAGGTCGTCCTCGAACCCCTTCAATTCAGCGCGTTCAACACCCCGAGCCCGCGGCGGACCTACCTGCTCGGTCTGAACCAGCACAGCAAGGTCGATAGCTGGCTCGGCGCGCTGCAGGTGGCGATGAAGGTCTACGACGCGCCGGATCTGAACCGGCCGCTTTCCCGGGAGACGCGGCATTTCTACAGTCCGGTTTCGATGAAAGGCGGCAAGACGCCGCCGTGGGCGGTGAACGCCACGCCGCTCGACCTCGCCGATCGTTCGATCGATCCGAAGCGATTCCTCTTTTTCGAGCAGATCGACGAAAGCCAGGACCCCTTCCTCGCCAGCCAGGCCCCCACCGAACGGATCCGGTCGTTCCAGGAAGAAACGCGTCAGACGCTGCAGGCGGCGCGGCCGCGGACGTCGACCCGGAGCACGCGGCTTCAGCCGAGCGGACGCGTCCTGAGGCCGGCGCGACCCAGCGTCGGCGGCACCCGCAAGGTGGGCTGGAAGTAG
- the yidD gene encoding membrane protein insertion efficiency factor YidD, protein MLQRIAQLPRLALIALVRGYQLFISPLFPPVCRYQPTCSQYSILALRKYGVFKGLILTAYRLGRCHPWGGEGYDPPRWFGEVDIEDDHAHTHPAAPVDSHPAAVD, encoded by the coding sequence ATGCTCCAGCGCATCGCCCAGCTCCCCCGTCTCGCGCTCATCGCGCTCGTGCGGGGCTATCAGCTGTTTATCTCCCCGCTTTTTCCCCCGGTGTGCCGGTACCAGCCGACCTGCTCGCAGTATTCGATCCTCGCCCTCCGCAAATACGGCGTCTTCAAGGGGCTGATCCTGACGGCCTATCGGCTCGGCCGCTGCCATCCCTGGGGGGGCGAAGGCTACGACCCGCCCCGCTGGTTCGGGGAGGTCGACATCGAAGACGACCACGCCCACACGCACCCGGCCGCGCCGGTCGATTCACATCCCGCGGCCGTGGATTAA
- a CDS encoding MogA/MoaB family molybdenum cofactor biosynthesis protein yields the protein MSHDEHQQLARDTPVRVAVITVSDTRTEETDTSGALMKTLIVNAGHTVVDYRIVPDEPARIGPLLDTLGKEADVILLNGGTGISRRDTTFEAVSGRLDKVLPGFGELFRMLSYEQIGSGAMLSRATAGVMGRTLVFSTPGSTNAVRLAMEKLIVPELAHLVWETVRQG from the coding sequence ATGAGCCACGACGAACACCAGCAACTCGCGCGCGACACACCGGTCCGTGTCGCCGTCATCACCGTCAGCGACACGCGAACCGAGGAGACTGATACCAGCGGCGCGCTGATGAAGACGCTCATCGTCAACGCCGGCCATACGGTGGTCGACTACCGGATCGTTCCGGACGAGCCGGCCCGCATCGGCCCCCTGCTCGACACCCTGGGCAAGGAGGCGGACGTGATCCTGCTGAACGGCGGAACCGGCATCAGCCGGCGAGACACCACGTTCGAGGCCGTCTCCGGGCGCCTGGACAAGGTCCTGCCCGGCTTTGGCGAACTCTTCAGGATGCTTTCCTACGAGCAGATCGGGTCCGGCGCGATGCTGTCGCGCGCCACGGCCGGCGTCATGGGGCGCACGCTCGTCTTCTCGACGCCCGGATCGACCAACGCCGTGCGGCTGGCAATGGAAAAGCTCATCGTGCCGGAGCTGGCGCACCTGGTGTGGGAGACGGTGAGGCAAGGGTGA
- the cysS gene encoding cysteine--tRNA ligase, with protein MPSHPPFQLFNTLTGEVHEITPLEPDHLRMYSCGPTVYSYAHIGNFRTFLTSDLITRVAKAIGWKTTYVSNITDVGHLTEDDFADAGGEDKMAKALRSKEGERFVNIWDLARYYTDALLDDWNTLNLRHPDVRPRATEHVTQQIEAIETLIARGHAYETDSGVYFSVSSFPDYGKLSGNNTAEQLENAVRDVVVDSSKRDPRDFALWKKDDKHLMQWYSPFGRGFPGWHIECSVMSMQYLGPHLDLHAGGEDLIFPHHECEIAQSEGLTGEPFATVWAHTRFLQVEGEKMSKSKGNFFTVRDLTRPVSEGGKGIEPLALRLALISGQYRKPFNFTFKNVNDCVRIVGRYRDALAIADAGIAAGEPGEDHVGSRLDAIFERTLNALLDDLNTPEALAAALEGAKLINGMKTLNGASARSARAWLERINDLLGIIWHDEPLVAAATEPAVDPLAEQVENLLKERTVARRTRDFARADAIRAELDALGIDVMDSPEGSTWRRKPPVIGE; from the coding sequence ATGCCGTCGCATCCGCCCTTTCAGTTGTTCAATACGCTGACCGGTGAAGTCCATGAAATCACCCCGCTCGAACCCGATCACCTGCGGATGTATAGCTGCGGTCCGACCGTCTATTCCTATGCCCACATCGGTAATTTCCGGACGTTTTTGACCTCCGACCTCATCACCCGCGTCGCGAAGGCCATCGGGTGGAAGACGACGTATGTGAGCAACATCACGGACGTCGGTCACCTGACGGAGGACGACTTCGCGGATGCCGGCGGCGAGGACAAGATGGCGAAGGCGCTGCGCTCAAAGGAAGGCGAGCGGTTCGTCAACATCTGGGACCTGGCCCGGTATTACACCGACGCCCTGCTCGACGACTGGAACACCCTCAACCTGCGGCATCCCGACGTTCGCCCCCGCGCTACCGAACACGTCACCCAGCAGATCGAAGCGATCGAAACCCTGATCGCCCGCGGGCACGCGTACGAAACCGACAGCGGCGTCTATTTCAGCGTGAGCAGCTTTCCGGACTACGGCAAGCTCTCGGGGAATAACACGGCCGAACAGCTCGAGAATGCGGTACGCGACGTGGTGGTGGACAGCAGCAAGCGCGACCCGCGCGACTTCGCGCTGTGGAAGAAGGACGACAAACACCTGATGCAGTGGTACAGTCCATTCGGCCGCGGCTTTCCGGGCTGGCACATCGAGTGCTCGGTGATGTCGATGCAGTACCTCGGGCCGCACCTCGATCTCCACGCCGGCGGCGAGGACCTCATCTTCCCGCACCACGAATGCGAGATCGCACAGTCGGAAGGCCTCACCGGCGAGCCGTTCGCCACGGTGTGGGCGCACACGCGTTTCCTCCAGGTGGAAGGCGAGAAGATGTCCAAGAGCAAGGGCAACTTCTTCACCGTGCGCGACCTCACTCGCCCCGTCTCCGAAGGCGGCAAGGGCATCGAACCGCTGGCCCTGCGGCTCGCGCTGATCTCCGGGCAGTACCGCAAGCCGTTCAACTTCACGTTCAAAAACGTCAACGACTGCGTCCGTATCGTGGGCCGCTACCGCGACGCGCTCGCCATCGCCGACGCCGGCATCGCCGCGGGCGAGCCGGGCGAAGACCACGTGGGAAGCCGGCTGGACGCGATCTTCGAACGTACGCTGAACGCGCTCCTCGACGACCTGAACACGCCGGAAGCCCTCGCCGCCGCCCTCGAAGGCGCGAAGCTGATCAACGGGATGAAGACGCTCAACGGCGCGTCGGCCCGGAGCGCACGCGCCTGGCTCGAGCGCATCAACGATTTGCTGGGCATCATCTGGCACGACGAGCCGCTCGTCGCGGCAGCGACCGAGCCGGCTGTGGATCCCCTCGCCGAGCAGGTCGAAAACCTCCTCAAGGAGCGCACCGTCGCCCGCCGCACCCGCGACTTCGCCCGCGCCGACGCCATCCGCGCCGAACTGGATGCCCTGGGCATCGACGTAATGGACTCGCCGGAAGGATCGACGTGGCGGCGGAAACCGCCTGTCATTGGCGAGTAG